In Gemmatimonadota bacterium, the following proteins share a genomic window:
- a CDS encoding ParA family protein yields MSRIIAIANQKGGVGKTTTAINLGACLAAAERRTLVLDIDPQGNATSGLGLGPDGDSPSVYEVLVDGVAVDQAIRSSGHLPFLDVLPATRDLVGAEVELVERERREFVLKRALEPIRSNYDYILVDCPPSLGLLTVNTLAAADAVIIPIQCEFYALQGLSQLLNSVRMVQRGINPDLQIEGVLLTMYDRRLNLSRQVAEEATEYFGERVFRTTIPRNVRLAEAPSFGKPIILYDILSQGAQSYLALARELIERDDAAAAPDVSEAVLPGATG; encoded by the coding sequence ATGTCGCGAATTATCGCGATCGCGAATCAAAAGGGCGGCGTGGGCAAGACCACGACCGCGATCAACCTTGGCGCGTGTCTCGCCGCCGCGGAACGCCGCACGCTGGTCCTGGACATCGACCCTCAAGGCAACGCGACGAGCGGACTGGGGCTGGGGCCGGACGGCGACTCCCCGTCGGTCTACGAGGTTCTGGTGGATGGCGTCGCCGTCGACCAGGCGATTCGCTCCTCCGGTCACCTGCCGTTTCTCGATGTGCTGCCTGCGACCCGCGATCTGGTGGGCGCCGAGGTGGAGTTGGTGGAGCGCGAAAGGCGGGAGTTCGTCCTCAAGCGGGCGTTGGAGCCGATTCGATCCAACTACGACTACATTCTGGTCGATTGCCCGCCTTCATTGGGACTCCTCACCGTAAACACGCTCGCGGCCGCGGACGCCGTGATCATCCCCATTCAGTGCGAATTCTACGCCCTGCAGGGACTTTCACAGCTGCTGAATTCGGTGCGCATGGTCCAACGGGGGATTAATCCGGACCTGCAGATCGAAGGCGTGCTTCTGACCATGTACGACCGGCGCCTCAACCTCTCCAGGCAGGTCGCTGAGGAAGCCACCGAGTACTTCGGCGAGCGGGTGTTTCGTACGACGATCCCGCGCAACGTCAGGCTGGCGGAGGCGCCCAGCTTCGGCAAGCCGATCATCCTCTATGACATTCTGTCTCAGGGGGCGCAGAGCTACCTGGCTCTCGCGCGAGAATTGATCGAGCGCGACGATGCGGCGGCGGCGCCAGATGTTTCCGAGGCCGTGCTACCCGGAGCAACGGGCTGA
- a CDS encoding ABC-ATPase domain-containing protein codes for MTPQRDHSTARSLAELGELLEKLDGRGYKDYKTLQATSFFAAGFVVAIDHVQGDPFADPSRLRAFWDAAEAGLPDGALATDDALRASADFLHRRMGDSFRRASSRIGTGAGGLLETPAPVQQVLTRSAARVGENGGVELRFRVGLPARGRRILGLEAAHLLCETLPAALRAVLPLGDGDSAALLDHVRCVEDAVALRGALEPGGLVAFVADGAILPRRSGVDDHPMARADAVPFRSPEGLRVMIDTPHSGEVGGMGIPAGVTVIAGGGFHGKSTLLRALDRGVYDHRPGDGRERVVAVRDAAKIRAEDGRLVKGTDISNFIRGLPSGADTSSFRTGNASGSTSQAAAIAEALEAGARCLLIDEDTSATNFMIRDARMRRLVPAADEPIVPFVDRTRPLLEHEGTSSILVVGGSGDYFEVADTVLVMKAYLPHEATTLAKEIASASDGAADAELHPEAPEWQPIRPHPSPDGAPRTDRRDRVRVLARDRVRIGRTELNLGAVEQIVSRAQTRAIALALVRLARDRNPEPALLMDAVARLVDVVQRDGLDALQEHPTGDLAEFRMGDLVAALHRLRT; via the coding sequence ATGACGCCCCAGCGCGACCATTCGACGGCCCGTTCATTGGCCGAGCTCGGTGAGCTGCTCGAAAAGCTCGATGGCCGCGGCTACAAGGACTACAAGACGCTCCAGGCCACCAGCTTTTTCGCCGCCGGGTTCGTGGTGGCGATCGATCACGTGCAGGGAGACCCGTTCGCCGATCCTTCCCGATTGCGGGCGTTCTGGGACGCCGCCGAAGCCGGGCTACCCGACGGCGCCCTGGCGACCGATGACGCCCTGCGCGCATCCGCCGACTTCCTTCATCGCCGCATGGGCGACTCCTTTCGGCGAGCATCGTCCAGAATCGGCACCGGAGCCGGCGGGCTGCTGGAGACTCCGGCGCCGGTCCAGCAGGTTCTGACGCGCTCCGCTGCTCGGGTTGGAGAGAACGGCGGCGTGGAGCTCCGGTTCCGGGTGGGCCTTCCGGCGCGCGGGCGGCGAATCCTGGGACTGGAGGCGGCGCACCTGCTGTGCGAAACGCTGCCCGCCGCCTTGCGTGCAGTGCTGCCGCTGGGCGACGGCGACTCTGCCGCGCTCCTCGATCACGTGCGCTGCGTCGAGGATGCGGTTGCCCTGCGCGGCGCGCTGGAGCCCGGCGGCCTCGTGGCGTTCGTCGCCGACGGGGCGATTCTGCCGCGCCGGTCGGGCGTTGACGATCACCCCATGGCCCGAGCGGACGCCGTTCCGTTCCGGTCTCCCGAAGGGCTGCGCGTGATGATCGACACGCCGCACTCTGGGGAGGTCGGCGGCATGGGCATTCCGGCCGGCGTCACGGTCATCGCCGGCGGCGGATTTCACGGCAAGTCCACGCTCCTGAGGGCGCTGGATCGGGGAGTGTACGACCACCGCCCCGGCGACGGACGGGAGCGCGTCGTCGCCGTGCGGGACGCCGCCAAGATCAGGGCCGAAGACGGCCGCCTCGTGAAAGGCACGGACATCTCCAACTTCATCCGCGGACTCCCGAGCGGCGCGGATACGTCCTCTTTCCGGACCGGGAACGCCAGCGGTTCGACGTCGCAGGCGGCGGCCATCGCCGAAGCCCTCGAGGCAGGCGCCCGGTGCCTGCTCATCGACGAGGACACCTCGGCCACGAACTTCATGATCCGGGACGCCCGCATGCGGCGGCTCGTGCCGGCGGCGGACGAACCCATCGTCCCGTTCGTGGATCGGACGCGGCCACTCCTGGAGCACGAAGGAACATCGTCCATCCTCGTCGTCGGCGGGTCGGGCGACTACTTCGAGGTCGCCGACACGGTGCTCGTGATGAAGGCCTATCTGCCCCACGAGGCCACCACCCTCGCCAAAGAGATCGCCTCCGCAAGCGACGGCGCGGCCGACGCCGAGCTCCACCCCGAGGCGCCCGAGTGGCAGCCGATCCGCCCACACCCGAGCCCCGACGGCGCGCCGCGGACGGACCGCCGCGACCGCGTCCGTGTACTCGCTCGCGACAGGGTCCGCATCGGCCGTACCGAGCTGAACCTCGGCGCGGTCGAGCAGATCGTGAGCCGCGCGCAGACACGAGCGATCGCGCTCGCCCTCGTGCGTCTTGCGCGCGACCGCAACCCGGAGCCAGCGTTGTTGATGGACGCGGTCGCTCGGCTGGTAGACGTCGTTCAGCGCGACGGGCTCGACGCCCTGCAGGAGCATCCTACGGGCGATCTCGCGGAGTTTCGTATGGGAGATCTCGTGGCGGCGCTGCACAGACTGCGCACTTGA